The sequence AGGGCTAGAGGCTCAGAAGCCACCTGTCAGAGTCTCTGAGCCAATGTCGGATAAACTACTAGCTTCGGAATTGTAGATGCTGGAACTTGATCTAACAGTCATGTAGGGTACTGCCTTTTCAGAGAAGAGTAAGCGCAAGGACGAGGAAATTCAGAATCATAAAAACCAAGGTGGATGTGTTGGACAGGCCAAGACACTCGACAATGTCTCCAAAGCGTGTCAATTAATGAGATTGAGTATCCTCCGCCCCACGATTTCCTTGGACACACCATTGGGGCATACTGTCCCCATCATTGATGGAGGTGTTCATGGCGAAATCGAAAACAGAGCGAGGCCGGTTTTCCTCGCGCAAGAAGATGGAGGTGGTGCTGCGCGTGCTGCGTGGCGACGATCTCGATGTGGTCTCGCGGGAAGCCGGGATCACCGCCGCGACGGTGTCAGAGTGGCGGGACCAGTTCGTGGCCAGTGGACAGGCCGGGTTGAAGAGCCGGGCCGCCGAGGGCCGCGACGACGAACTCGTGCGGCTGAAGGCCTTGGTCGGAGATTTGACGATGCGGCTGGAATTGTCGAGGGAGGCGGTCCAGCGGCTACGAGGTGGCGTCCCTTTGGCCACCGGGAGGTCGACGCGATGAGCCACGCCACGTCACCTTCCACGCATCGACGGTATGGTGTGGTCCGGGTCTGTCAGGAATGGGACCTGAGTCGGTCCACCTTTTATGCCCAGCCGGGCCGTCGCGTCTCACCGCCCCGTGAGCCGGCGAAACGGGGCCCGAAGACGGCATACACCGACGAGGTGCTCACCGGGCACATTCGGCAGGTGCTGGCCGCCTCGCCGTTTCTCGGGGAAGGGCACCGCAAAGTCTGGGCACGGCTGCGGGCGCAAGGCATTCGTACGTCCAAACCGCGTGTCCTCCGGCTCATGCGGCAGGCTCATCTCTTGGCACCCACTCGGGTGGCCCGCGTCGTGGGACCGCGGGTCCACGACGGGACGATCACGACCGAGCGTCCGAATCAGATGTGGGGCACCGATGCGACCAGCACGGTGACGCAGCAGGATGGACTGGTCACGGTCTTCGTCGGCATTGATCATTGCACCCTCGAAGGGATCGGCATCCATGCGGCGAGGCGCGCCACTCGCTTCGAGGCGTTGGAGCCGATTCGTCAGGGCGTGCGTCAGCAGTTCGGCACGTTCGCGGCCGGCCGTGCGACGGGCGTGCAAGTGCGGCATGATCACGGCAGTCAGTATATGAGTGACGATTTTCAGACGGAACTCCGATTCCTGGGCATCACGTCGAGTCCAGCATTCGTGCGCGCCCCAGAAGGCAATGGCGTCGCCGAGCGGTTCATTCGCACGCTCAAGGAGCAGCTGTTGTGGGTGCGTACGTTCCAGACCGTCGAGGACCTCCGCCGCGCACTCCACGACTGGCTGCGTCTCTATAATGAGCAGTGGCTCGTCGAGCGGCATGGGTTTCGCTCACCGACCCAAGTGCGGCGAGATCTCCTCGCACCATCGGAGGCCGCGTGACAATGTTGATCGTTGAGACTTGGCGGCCGCTTGTGCAATGGTCCCCGAAAGATGACGCACACACTTGGCTGAGGAGCGACGATCGCCGAGCGATGCGACCCACAGGTCGGGTCAAATACAGCTACAACGGTGTCCAAGAAATCGTGGGCGGTACAAGTGGCGCTAGATTTTTCAGGATAGGGGTGGGGTTGTCCTCCGCGAGTTTTCTGGCCGAATGCTGCTCTCCAAGAATCGAGCAATCTAAGAAGTCGAACAGCTTTGTCCATAGGGCGACCATCCAACCGGCGCGGGGACAAGCGGGCGTAGCCAGTGAATTGCTGAAGCAACTCCTTCACCACCAAGCCAGCTTGAGCTCGTTTCATCTTGGGTTATTGGGATAGGGATTTCAATAGGCTCACGCACAGCCTAGCTACAAAATCGATTCTCAGAAAGACTAAAAACCATCTGTAAGACGATTGTTGATGGGTGCAGTCTCTGCAGCACACATACGGTCATGACGAAGTCATTAAATCACATGGAAAAATGCGGTATGTCCTCGAGCGTCGCGCCGGTAACATCCTGGGGTAGACCGATTTTCGATTTGGAGATTAGGTTCCTATATGGCGATGCCACGTAATCCAAGCAGTGCCCAGGGGGTGGATGCTGAACGGACCACACCCGAGAGCGGAGTCTATCCACCTGCTTTCTTGGAGTACGCTTGGTATGTGAACCTCATCTACATGTTCCTTGGGCAGGCATGGGGTATCGTTATTCCCTGGGTGGGGGGGGTGATATGGGTAGTTGTGGCCGCAGGATGCTTCCTAAGCGTTCACGCCCAGGCCTTACGGGTGTATAAGCCGGTTGCACTGGCTCTCGGTACCGGAATCCTTATGATTGCAATCCAGTTGCTTTTTCATGGAGAGTCCGGAATAACATGGCAGAAATGTATTGATTTCCTAGCATGGATCGCAATGCTCATCACTGCCCAGGCGTTGTCTCTACGCCCACGATTTCTGCAGCGCTTTGCACTAGTGGCTTTTGGAATTGGATTAGCTTCCGTGCCCTTTATACAAACTCGCTCCGCAGGTACTGCTGTGCGAGCCTGGGCTTTAGGAACAGGAATTGGGAACCCAAATGCGCTGGGCATGTGGTTTGGTTTCTGCACCGTGTATTTTATCTTTGTGGGGCTCCACTCGAAGAAGCCTATGTTTAGGGCTGTCTATTGGATTGTTGCAGTAGGTTCTCTCTATATGGTCCTGCTTTCGGTTAGTCGGGCTCCATTGCTGGGGATCATTTTAGGATGTATCGTTGGATTGCGACCGATACTGAAGCGCGCTTTTGCCCC is a genomic window of Candidatus Nitrospira kreftii containing:
- a CDS encoding transposase, yielding MAKSKTERGRFSSRKKMEVVLRVLRGDDLDVVSREAGITAATVSEWRDQFVASGQAGLKSRAAEGRDDELVRLKALVGDLTMRLELSREAVQRLRGGVPLATGRSTR
- a CDS encoding HTH-like domain-containing protein (modular protein), whose product is MSHATSPSTHRRYGVVRVCQEWDLSRSTFYAQPGRRVSPPREPAKRGPKTAYTDEVLTGHIRQVLAASPFLGEGHRKVWARLRAQGIRTSKPRVLRLMRQAHLLAPTRVARVVGPRVHDGTITTERPNQMWGTDATSTVTQQDGLVTVFVGIDHCTLEGIGIHAARRATRFEALEPIRQGVRQQFGTFAAGRATGVQVRHDHGSQYMSDDFQTELRFLGITSSPAFVRAPEGNGVAERFIRTLKEQLLWVRTFQTVEDLRRALHDWLRLYNEQWLVERHGFRSPTQVRRDLLAPSEAA
- a CDS encoding hypothetical protein (conserved membrane protein of unknown function), which gives rise to MAMPRNPSSAQGVDAERTTPESGVYPPAFLEYAWYVNLIYMFLGQAWGIVIPWVGGVIWVVVAAGCFLSVHAQALRVYKPVALALGTGILMIAIQLLFHGESGITWQKCIDFLAWIAMLITAQALSLRPRFLQRFALVAFGIGLASVPFIQTRSAGTAVRAWALGTGIGNPNALGMWFGFCTVYFIFVGLHSKKPMFRAVYWIVAVGSLYMVLLSVSRAPLLGIILGCIVGLRPILKRAFAPLFSLVLLICLVHLSGVFADEFESYFVRGAEETGREVLWSVGMERFLDAPWIGYGLGDIRVMRNGRLMNPHNGLLYIALGAGILPLVCFIGYLAQAGIGALRIMWIVNEGESALLPPLVVFALIEIMVLDHAFLSPWAVVILGMAAGADKAYARKSSFLGQQVTGKQYGGASRTETESSITGRT